The following are encoded together in the Daucus carota subsp. sativus chromosome 5, DH1 v3.0, whole genome shotgun sequence genome:
- the LOC108223814 gene encoding uncharacterized protein LOC108223814: protein MNDLSMPLLELNSSQHSFHYHLLPFGDHKLCHLNDTRLSYLSRSFKIPAQKRKFSVGHIKMQPREVLVSAVATVEPKISFKSDSRDDQRLHIGTCSERSQGVEHQSSSEEFTDVDDREKLRRMRISKANKGNTPWNKGRKHTPETLRKIREKTRLAMQNPKVKMKLVNLGHAQSKETRIKIGVGVRMGWNKRREKLMLQETCHFDWQSLIAEASRRGLNGEEELQWDSYKILDEQLEREWLESVEERKRSPRPKGSKRAPKSADQRRKISEAIAAKWADPGYRDRVYTGLSKYHGTPIGADNPRRRHKRTSSNTNTSKKKKNVADISARNTTKSTTQKAIKKRSKMPIYTDPLASSKLEMIKNIRADRENKKAEAITRAKLLIAEAEKAAKALEIAATKSPLAQASLIETRKLIAEAIQSIESIEGLFDENNLNILSSQTVSNVEREVDMKSDGLFTKNQIEINGSRTLISNFDDISDSTFEKFNLQELLNHEDELLPSSSYDVEIMNDKEYLKELLNTGINLSQTKPLQKKVEPSSFTHQLDHLTPNGSSIKHENLVRNGAESELWEKEKPPKSTREGNIPKSINSTKKWVRGKLVEMTEED, encoded by the exons ATGAATGACCTCTCCATGCCTTTACTAG AGCTTAATTCTTCCCAGCATTCCTTCCATTATCATCTGCTTCCTTTCGGGGATCACAAGTTGTGTCATCTAAATGATACGAGACTATCATATCTGTCTAGATCTTTTAAGATCCCCGCACAGAAAAGAAAGTTCAGTGTCGGTCATATTAAGATGCAACCCAGGGAGGTGCTGGTTAGTGCAGTTGCTACCGTTGAACCCAAGATTTCATTTAAGAGTGATTCACGTGATGATCAAAGACTGCACATTGGTACTTGTTCCGAGAGAAGCCAAGGGGTTGAGCATCAATCTTCAAGCGAAGAATTTACTGATGTAGACGACAGAGAAAAGTTAAGAAGGATGAGGATCTCCAAAGCAAACAAAGGAAATACACCATGGAATAAAGGCAGGAAACATACTCCAG AAACACTACGGAAGATCAGAGAGAAGACTAGGCTTGCAATGCAGAATCCTAAG GTCAAGATGAAGTTAGTAAATCTGGGGCATGCTCAAAG CAAAGAAACAAGGATAAAAATAGGAGTTGGGGTGCGAATGGGGTGGAATAAGCGTCGTGAGAAGCTAATGCTCCAGGAAACTTGTCACTTTGATTGGCAAAGCTTAATAGCTGAGGCGTCAAGAAGGGGCTTGAATGGTGAGGAAGAACTACAATGGGACTCCTACAAGATCTTGGATGAACAGCTTGAGCGTGAGTGGTTAGAAAGTGTTGAGGAAAGGAAGAGAAGCCCCAGGCCCAAAGGTAGTAAGAGAGCGCCAAAATCAGCAGACCAGAGAAGAAAAATCTCCGAGGCAATTGCTGCTAAATGGGCTGATCCT GGTTACCGTGATCGTGTATACACCGGTCTTTCAAAATATCATGGTACCCCTATTGGTGCTGACAATCCTAGGAGAAGGCATAAGAGAACAAGCTCAAACACAAACACgtcaaagaagaagaaaaatgtaGCAGATATTTCTGCACGAAATACAACAAAAAGCACAACTCAAAAAGCAATTAAGAAAAGAAGTAAGATGCCCATCTATACGGACCCACTAGCAAGTTCCAAGTTGGagatgataaaaaatattagagCAGATAGAGAGAATAAAAAAGCTGAAGCCATCACAAGAGCCAA GCTTCTTATTGCTGAAGCGGAGAAAGCAGCTAAAGCTCTTGAGATAGCTGCAACCAAAAGTCCCCTTGCTCAAGCTTCCCTCATCGAAACTAGGAAGCTAATAGCTGAGGCTATTCAGTCCATTGAATCCATAGAGGGCTTATTTGATGAGAATAACCTCAACATTCTTTCAAGCCAAACAGTTAGCAATGTTGAGAGAGAGGTTGACATGAAATCTGATGGTTTGTTCACAAAGAATCAGATAGAAATAAATGGATCCCGAACCTTAATCTCAAATTTTGATGACATTTCAGACTCcacttttgaaaagttcaatTTGCAGGAATTACTGAACCACGAAGATGAGCTTCTACCAAGCAGCTCCTATGATGTAGAAATTATGAATGATAAAGAGTACTTGAAGGAGCTCCTTAATACTGGCATTAATTTGTCTCAAACTAAACCACTTCAAAAAAAGGTAGAGCCTTCCAGCTTCACCCATCAATTGGATCACTTGACACCCAATGGTAGTAGCATTAAGCATGAAAACTTGGTGCGAAATGGTGCAGAGTCTGAGTTATGGGAAAAAGAGAAGCCTCCTAAATCAACAAGGGAAGGGAATATACCTAAATCAATAAACTCAACCAAAAAGTGGGTTCGGGGAAAGCTGGTTGAAATGACGGAAGAAGATTAG
- the LOC108222963 gene encoding RING-H2 finger protein ATL3 produces MDDSKHTSGKLEESAAVELTGRIMVVAIIVLFAVIAFVICLHLYAKWYWRHVARGGHSMSRRAAGRHQLTAATALRGHGLDPSFLKTLPIILFSPQDFKDGLECSVCLSEVTQGEKTRLLPKCNHGFHVQCIDTWFQSHSTCPICRNPVLNSNPDQLSQQGITHNTPQPADYSHDSALPTEAVTFPTNVLYWGNEVQVSTWTSCLQDADADAVTSSQQVSSSSSSSSCTTSTSHGGNSGGGHDLVIEIPSQTNEEDHKSPVLSRLKSLKRLLSRDRKINPFTPSTSVVDVEQSARSQN; encoded by the coding sequence ATGGACGATTCAAAGCATACGAGTGGGAAACTGGAAGAATCAGCCGCAGTTGAGCTAACAGGCAGGATCATGGTGGTCGCTATCATCGTTCTGTTTGCGGTGATAGCATTCGTGATCTGTCTTCACCTCTATGCTAAATGGTACTGGCGTCATGTAGCAAGAGGCGGCCACAGCATGAGTCGACGTGCTGCTGGTCGCCACCAACTGACGGCTGCCACCGCCCTACGTGGTCACGGTCTAGACCCCTCCTTCCTCAAAACCCTGCCAATCATTCTCTTCTCTCCTCAAGACTTCAAAGATGGATTGGAATGTTCTGTTTGTCTCTCCGAGGTGACACAAGGGGAGAAAACTAGACTTCTACCTAAATGTAACCACGGCTTTCATGTCCAATGCATTGATACGTGGTTTCAGTCTCATTCTACCTGCCCAATTTGCAGAAATCCGGTTCTCAATTCCAATCCTGATCAATTATCACAACAGGGGATTACACATAACACACCCCAACCAGCAGACTACTCACATGATTCTGCGCTTCCTACAGAAGCCGTCACCTTTCCTACTAATGTATTGTATTGGGGGAACGAGGTTCAGGTCAGCACTTGGACTTCATGTTTACAAGATGCCGATGCTGATGCTGTTACTTCTTCCCAGCAGgtttcttcatcatcatcctcgTCGTCATGTACTACTAGTACTAGTCACGGTGGTAACAGTGGAGGTGGCCATGATTTGGTCATCGAAATACCAAGTCAGACAAACGAGGAAGATCACAAGTCACCTGTGCTGTCACGGTTAAAGTCACTAAAGAGACTTCTAAGCAGGGATAGAAAGATCAATCCTTTCACCCCCAGCACTAGTGTTGTTGATGTAGAACAATCTGCAAGGTCTCAAAATTAG